A region of Triplophysa rosa linkage group LG16, Trosa_1v2, whole genome shotgun sequence DNA encodes the following proteins:
- the LOC130567194 gene encoding C3a anaphylatoxin chemotactic receptor-like, with protein MTSKHEVSTHLEKTTVDIDAIMDNVTIVLYTITILLGITGNSVVIWVAGFRLKPNVTNVWLVNLAVADLIFCFTRVTSLLKKLFFDHWPFGVFLCKFNGFFKYANMFCSVFLLAVISLDRVLCVWRPVLTRERRTLCAARVVSLGVWIVAMTFSSPYFVYREVYLGEKNLSKCSLEVKEASKNDNTAKNALYSIRFLCGFLLPFLVILCCYILAGVGIRRTRLSGKSRPIRILAALVCSFFLCWAPYHCLLLAKMVDKKSHAVKVGLPIAKGLAYFNSCINPMLYFCMGLDVRQRFRQSLSGIYRRALMEDGQTLQSQEGTVEEDSCNSVSKTKVRDRPEGARHV; from the exons ATGACCTCCAAACATGAAGTTTCCACCCACCTTGAGAAAACTACAGTGGACATTGATGCCATCATGGATAATGTTACCATTGTCCTCTACACCATCACCATTCTCCTGGGCATCACTGGGAACTCTGTGGTCATCTGGGTTGCCGGCTTCCGTCTGAAGCCCAACGTCACCAACGTGTGGCTGGTCAACCTGGCCGTGGCCGACCTGATTTTCTGCTTTACACGCGTCACGTCACTTCTCAAGAAGCTCTTTTTTGACCACTGGCCTTTTGGAGTCTTCCTCTGCAAGTTCAATGGCTTCTTCAAGTATGCCAACATGTTCTGCAGTGTTTTTTTGCTGGCCGTCATAAGTTTGGATCGAGTGCTCTGCGTGTGGCGTCCGGTGCTCACCAGGGAGAGACGGACATTGTGTGCGGCACGTGTGGTCAGTTTGGGGGTTTGGATTGTGGCAATGACCTTCAGTTCGCCGTACTTTGTGTATCGGGAGGTCTACCTGGGCGAGAAAAACTTGAGCAAGTGCTCACTGGAG GTAAAAGAAGCATCGAAGAACGATAACACAGCCAAAAACGCCCTGTACAGCATTCGCTTCTTATGTGGATTTCTCTTGCCCTTCCTGGTTATCCTCTGCTGCTACATACTAGCGGGCGTTGGAATACGCAGAACACGTCTCTCCGGTAAATCGCGACCTATCCGGATCCTAGCAGCATTGGTCTGTTCGTTTTTCTTGTGTTGGGCACCTTACCACTGCCTGCTGCTTGCCAAAATGGTGGATAAAAAGAGCCATGCAGTTAAAGTGGGCCTGCCCATCGCTAAGGGCTTGGCGTATTTCAACAGCTGCATAAATCCGATGCTGTACTTCTGCATGGGACTGGACGTTAGGCAACGCTTCAGGCAAAGTCTGTCAGGTATTTATCGCAGGGCATTGATGGAAGATGGCCAAACTTTGCAGTCTCAAGAGGGCACCGTTGAAGAAGATAGCTGTAACTCTGTTTCAAAGACTAAAGTGCGAGACAGACCCGAGGGTGCAAGACATGTTTAA
- the LOC130566908 gene encoding C3a anaphylatoxin chemotactic receptor-like, protein MSSNTTADSKVSSQEKSTVEIIFYAIIVLLGTTGNSVVIWVAGFRMKPKVTNVWLINLAMADLIFCLTRITQLIKYVFFDHWPFGVFLCKFNGFFKYANMFCSVFLLAVISLDRVLCVWCPVFTKKRRTLCASRVVSLGVWIAAMIFSSPYFVYREVYTDKNNLSKCSLKEKVKVDEGSAAKYVYYYIRFFCGFLVPFLVIFTCYTLTAVGIRRTRLTGKAKPLRILALVVLAFFCCWTPYHVLGLIKLMNKNHPAVKLGWNMASNVAYFNSCVNPVLYFCMGLDLRQRCNQSLLAVFHRALTEEGQSVDTTVDGRFSCAQKADGTAHHTSVSI, encoded by the exons ATGAGCTCCAATACAACTGCTGACTCCAAAGTCTCAAGCCAGGAGAAAAGTACAGTGGAAATTATTTTCTACGCCATCATTGTTCTCCTGGGCACCACTGGGAACTCTGTGGTCATCTGGGTGGCTGGCTTCCGTATGAAACCCAAAGTCACCAACGTGTGGCTGATCAACCTCGCCATGGCTGACCTGATCTTCTGCTTGACCCGAATTACTCAGCTCATCAAATATGTTTTCTTTGACCATTGGCCTTTTGGAGTCTTCCTCTGCAAGTTCAATGGCTTCTTCAAGTACGCCAACATGTTCTGCAGTGTTTTTCTGCTGGCCGTGATAAGTTTGGATCGAGTGCTCTGTGTGTGGTGTCCAGTGTTCACTAAGAAGAGAAGAACGTTGTGTGCGTCACGTGTGGTCAGTTTAGGGGTTTGGATTGCGGCGATGATCTTCAGTTCACCATACTTTGTGTATCGGGAGGTCTACACTGACAAGAACAACTTGAGCAAGTGCTCATTAAAG GAAAAAGTAAAAGTAGATGAAGGAAGTGCAGCAAAGTATGTTTACTACTACATTCGCTTCTTCTGCGGATTTCTGGTACCTTTCCTGGTGATCTTCACCTGCTACACACTAACTGCTGTTGGGATACGCAGGACGCGACTGACTGGAAAAGCGAAACCTCTTCGGATTCTTGCATTAGTGGTTTTGGCCTTTTTCTGTTGCTGGACCCCATACCATGTCCTAGGTCTTATAAAGCTGATGAATAAAAACCATCCGGCTGTCAAGTTGGGATGGAATATGGCTTCAAATGTAGCTTATTTCAACAGCTGCGTGAACCCAGTGCTGTACTTCTGTATGGGTCTGGATCTCAGGCAACGCTGCAATCAAAGTCTGTTAGCTGTTTTTCACAGAGCTCTTACAGAAGAAGGCCAAAGTGTGGACACCACTGTGGATGGACGTTTCAGTTGTGCTCAAAAGGCTGATGGTACAGCTCACCACACATCTGTGTCTATATAG
- the LOC130567186 gene encoding C3a anaphylatoxin chemotactic receptor-like: MDTVFYIIIILLGTTGNSVVIWVAGFRMKPNVTNVWLVNLAIADLIFCFTRVTSLISILVDHWPFGDVLCKLTGFFKYTNMFCSVFLLAVISVDRVLCVWRPVFTRKRRTLCAARVISLGVWIVAIIFSSPYFVYRGVYTKKNNLSQCSFKEKEEEEEEDGENSPKYVYYYIRFFCGFLVPFLVIFTCYTLTAIGIRRTRLSGKSRPLRILALVVLAFFCCWVPYHILGLVKLMNKKHWSVQLGWRMASNLAYFNSCMNPVLYFCMGLDLRQCCNQSLLAFFHRALTEEGQTLSQDSTVDERLNCVTKANGKVHHTPVSMTTD; the protein is encoded by the exons ATGGACACCGTTTTCTACATCATCATTATTCTCCTGGGCACCACTGGGAACTCTGTGGTCATCTGGGTGGCCGGCTTCCGTATGAAACCCAACGTCACCAATGTATGGCTGGTCAACCTGGCCATAGCTGACCTGATCTTCTGCTTCACACGAGTGACCTCGCTCATCAGTATTTTGGTTGACCACTGGCCTTTCGGAGACGTTCTCTGCAAGTTAACTGGCTTCTTCAAATATACCAACATGTTCTGCAGTGTTTTTCTGCTGGCTGTTATCAGCGTTGATCGAGTGCTCTGCGTGTGGCGTCCGGTGTTCACGAGGAAGAGACGGACGTTGTGTGCTGCTCGTGTGATCAGTTTGGGGGTTTGGATTGTGGCGATTATTTTCAGTTCACCGTATTTTGTGTATCGCGGGGTCTACACTAAAAAGAACAACTTGAGCCAATGCTCATTTAAG gaaaaagaagaagaagaggaagaagacGGAGAAAATTCTCCAAAGTATGTTTACTACTACATTCGCTTCTTCTGTGGATTTCTGGTACCTTTCCTGGTGATCTTTACCTGCTACACACTAACTGCTATTGGGATACGTAGGACTCGACTCTCTGGCAAATCGAGACCTCTTCGCATTCTTGCTTTAGTGGTTTTGGCCTTTTTCTGCTGTTGGGTCCCATATCACATCCTAGGTCTTGTTAAgctaatgaataaaaaacactggTCTGTACAGTTAGGATGGCGTATGGCTTCAAACTTAGCCTATTTCAACAGCTGCATGAACCCAGTGCTGTACTTCTGTATGGGTCTGGATCTCAGGCAATGCTGCAATCAAAGTCTGTTAGCCTTTTTTCACAGAGCTCTTACAGAAGAAGGCCAAACTCTGTCCcaggacagcactgtggatgaACGCTTGAATTGTGTTACAAAGGCAAATGGTAAAGTTCACCACACACCAGTGTCTATGACTACAGATTAA
- the LOC130567411 gene encoding C3a anaphylatoxin chemotactic receptor-like, translating to MISNTTVPHHSSVSTHHEQTTMDTVFYIIIFLLGTTGNSVVIWVAGFRMKPNVTNVWLVNLAIADLIFCFTRVTSLISILVDHWPFGDVLCKLTGFFKYTNMFCSVFLLAVISVDRVLCVWKPVFAKKRRTLCAARVISSGVWFVATIFSSPYFVYREVYTDQNNLSQCSFKKTEEADEGSSAKYVYYYIRFFCGFLVPFLVIFTCYTLAAVGIRRTRLSGKSRPLRILALLVLAFFLCWAPYHVLGLIKLKNESHPAVKLAWHMASNLAYFNSCVNPVLYFCMGLDLRQCCNQSLLAVFHRALTEEGRTLSQDSTVDERLNCVFMAAGTVHHIPVSMTIV from the exons ATGATCTCCAATACAACTGTCCCTCATCACTCCAGTGTCTCAACCCACCATGAACAAACTACAATGGACACCGTTTTTTACATCATCATTTTTCTCCTGGGCACCACAGGGAACTCTGTGGTCATCTGGGTGGCCGGCTTCCGTATGAAACCCAACGTCACCAACGTATGGCTGGTCAACCTGGCCATAGCTGACCTGATCTTCTGCTTCACACGAGTGACCTCGCTCATCAGTATTTTGGTTGACCACTGGCCTTTCGGAGACGTTCTCTGCAAGTTAACTGGCTTCTTCAAATATACCAACATGTTCTGCAGTGTTTTTCTGCTGGCTGTTATCAGCGTTGATCGAGTGCTCTGCGTGTGGAAACCAGTGTTCGCCAAGAAGAGACGGACGTTGTGTGCTGCTCGTGTGATCAGTTCGGGGGTTTGGTTTGTGGCGACGATCTTCAGTTCACCATACTTTGTGTATCGGGAGGTCTACACTGACCAAAACAACTTGAGCCAATGCTCATTTAAG AAAACAGAAGAAGCAGATGAAGGAAGTTCAGCAAAGTATGTTTACTACTACATTCGCTTCTTCTGCGGATTTCTGGTACCTTTCCTGGTGATCTTTACCTGCTACACACTAGCTGCTGTTGGGATACGCAGGACGCGACTCTCTGGCAAATCAAGACCTCTTCGGATTCTTGCTTTACTGGTTTTGGCCTTTTTCTTATGCTGGGCCCCATACCATGTCCTTGGTCTTATAAAGCTGAAGAATGAAAGCCACCCGGCTGTAAAGCTGGCATGGCATATGGCTTCAAACTTAGCCTATTTCAACAGCTGCGTGAACCCAGTGCTGTACTTCTGTATGGGTCTGGATCTCAGGCAATGCTGCAATCAAAGTCTGTTAGCCGTTTTTCACAGAGCTCTTACAGAAGAAGGCCGAACTCTGTCCcaggacagcactgtggatgaACGCTTGAATTGTGTTTTCATGGCTGCTGGTACAGTTCATCACATACCTGTGTCTATGACTATAGTTTAA
- the lim2.4 gene encoding lens intrinsic membrane protein 2.4 — MYSFMGGGLFCAILGNILIVVSTATDCWMQYRLSGSYAHQGLWRYCMANKCYMQTASIGASKLFPWSHKMTSEITRAVLWFIQAYWNATRAFMILSGIACFAGVMAGILSFAHFSAFERFSRSFAASILFFISTMFALLAMAIYTGVTLSFLGKRFGDWSFSWSYILGWVAMLMTFFAGIFYMCAHRTYESRRVVGSR, encoded by the exons ATGTACAGCTTTATGGGCGGCGGCCTGTTCTGTGCCATTTTGGGGAACATCCTAATAGTGGTCTCCACAGCGACAGACTGTTGGATGCAGTATCGTCTCTCAGGCAGCTATGCCCACCAGGGCCTGTGGAGGTACTGCATGGCCAACAAGTGCTACATGCAGACCGCAAGTATAG GTGCCTCAAAGTTGTTCCCCTGGTCTCATAAGATGACATCTGAGATTACACGAGCTGTGCTTTGGTTCATTCAAG CATACTGGAATGCCACCCGGGCATTCATGATCCTGTCGGGAATAGCATGCTTTGCTGGCGTCATGGCAGGCATTCTGTCATTTGCCCATTTTTCTGCCTTTGAGAGGTTCAGTCGCTCCTTTGCTGCAAGCATCTTGTTTTTCATCTCCA cTATGTTTGCACTGCTCGCTATGGCAATCTACACTGGTGTAACCCTAAGCTTCCTGGGCAAGCGCTTTGGAGACTGGAGCTTTTCCTGGTCCTACATACTGGGCTGGGTGGCCATGCTAATGACATTCTTTGCAG GGATATTCTACATGTGTGCCCACAGAACGTATGAATCAAGGAGAGTGGTTGGAAGTCGCTGA
- the usf2 gene encoding upstream stimulatory factor 2 isoform X1 — protein MRALYVDVTHDQGVNLYENASHEKQETEEVVQLQEAVGLEEQAAVTIASVQQAAAFADHNVQYQFRTENSGGQVTYRVVQVTEDHLDATGDGGAAVSVVSTAAFAGAQQAVAQAVIQNPFSNGGSPAGETVGGETRFAYFPATTVSDGTAVSVQATSDPTLTQGGQFYVMMSPPDVLQTGTPRTIAPRTQTYAADLGEHETLQHSRSDWKIDGPRAPRDERRRAQHNEVERRRRDKINNWIVTLSKIIPDCNMDNTKTGASKGGILSKACDYIRELRQTNQRLQENYKEVERIQVDSELLRQQIEDLKNDNALLRAQLQQHGLEISETASQ, from the exons ATGCGTGCACTGTATGTTGATGTTACACACGACCAGGGTGTAAATCTTTACGAAAACGCAAG TCACGAGAAACAGGAAACTGAGGAGGTTGTTCAACTGCAGGAAG CAGTGGGGTTGGAGGAGCAGGCGGCGGTTACCATAGCAAGTGTCCAGCAGGCAGCAGCATTTGCAGACCACAATGTTCAATACCAGTTCCGCACAGAGAACAGCGGCGGACAG GTGACGTATCGCGTGGTCCAGGTCACAGAAGACCATTTGGACGCAACAGGAGATGGAGGGGCTGCGGTCAGCGTGGTGTCCACGGCTGCTTTCGCGGGTGCACAGCAGGCAGTAGCACAg GCTGTTATCCAAAACCCTTTCAGTAATGGGGGCAGTCCAGCGGGGGAGACGGTGGGTGGAGAAACGCGATTCGCTTATTTTCCAGCAACGACTGTCAGTGATGGTACAGCTGTGTCGGTGCAGGCCACGTCTGATCCAACCCTCACACAAGGAG gTCAGTTTTACGTGATGATGAGTCCACCAGATGTTTTACAAACTGGCACACCACGCACCATCGCACCACGTACACAGACTTACGCCGC AGACCTCGGTGAACATGAGACTCTTCAACACAGCAGATCAGACTG GAAGATTGATGGGCCCCGGGCACCTCGCGATGAGAGAAGGAGAGCACAGCATAATGAAG tggaaagaagaagaagagacaAAATTAACAACTGGATCGTCACGCTATCTAAAATCATCCCAGACTGCAATATGGATAATACCAAAACAGGAGCG AGTAAAGGAGGCATCCTGTCTAAAGCATGCGACTACATTAGAGAACTCCGACAGACTAACCAGAGGCTACAGGAGAACTATAAAGAGGTGGAGAGAATACAGGTGGATAGTGAGCTACTTAGACAACAG ATTGAAGACCTAAAAAACGACAACGCACTGCTCAGAGCTCAACTACAACAGCACGGCCTGGAAATCAGCGAAACTGCATCACAGTGA
- the usf2 gene encoding upstream stimulatory factor 2 isoform X5: protein MRALYVDVTHDQGVNLYENASHEKQETEEVVQLQEAVGLEEQAAVTIASVQQAAAFADHNVQYQFRTENSGGQVTYRVVQVTEDHLDATGDGGAAVSVVSTAAFAGAQQAVAQAVIQNPFSNGGSPAGETVGGETRFAYFPATTVSDGTAVSVQATSDPTLTQGGQFYVMMSPPDVLQTGTPRTIAPRTQTYAAKIDGPRAPRDERRRAQHNEVERRRRDKINNWIVTLSKIIPDCNMDNTKTGASKGGILSKACDYIRELRQTNQRLQENYKEVERIQVDSELLRQQIEDLKNDNALLRAQLQQHGLEISETASQ from the exons ATGCGTGCACTGTATGTTGATGTTACACACGACCAGGGTGTAAATCTTTACGAAAACGCAAG TCACGAGAAACAGGAAACTGAGGAGGTTGTTCAACTGCAGGAAG CAGTGGGGTTGGAGGAGCAGGCGGCGGTTACCATAGCAAGTGTCCAGCAGGCAGCAGCATTTGCAGACCACAATGTTCAATACCAGTTCCGCACAGAGAACAGCGGCGGACAG GTGACGTATCGCGTGGTCCAGGTCACAGAAGACCATTTGGACGCAACAGGAGATGGAGGGGCTGCGGTCAGCGTGGTGTCCACGGCTGCTTTCGCGGGTGCACAGCAGGCAGTAGCACAg GCTGTTATCCAAAACCCTTTCAGTAATGGGGGCAGTCCAGCGGGGGAGACGGTGGGTGGAGAAACGCGATTCGCTTATTTTCCAGCAACGACTGTCAGTGATGGTACAGCTGTGTCGGTGCAGGCCACGTCTGATCCAACCCTCACACAAGGAG gTCAGTTTTACGTGATGATGAGTCCACCAGATGTTTTACAAACTGGCACACCACGCACCATCGCACCACGTACACAGACTTACGCCGC GAAGATTGATGGGCCCCGGGCACCTCGCGATGAGAGAAGGAGAGCACAGCATAATGAAG tggaaagaagaagaagagacaAAATTAACAACTGGATCGTCACGCTATCTAAAATCATCCCAGACTGCAATATGGATAATACCAAAACAGGAGCG AGTAAAGGAGGCATCCTGTCTAAAGCATGCGACTACATTAGAGAACTCCGACAGACTAACCAGAGGCTACAGGAGAACTATAAAGAGGTGGAGAGAATACAGGTGGATAGTGAGCTACTTAGACAACAG ATTGAAGACCTAAAAAACGACAACGCACTGCTCAGAGCTCAACTACAACAGCACGGCCTGGAAATCAGCGAAACTGCATCACAGTGA
- the usf2 gene encoding upstream stimulatory factor 2 isoform X2, with the protein MRALYVDVTHDQGVNLYENASHEKQETEEVVQLQEVGLEEQAAVTIASVQQAAAFADHNVQYQFRTENSGGQVTYRVVQVTEDHLDATGDGGAAVSVVSTAAFAGAQQAVAQAVIQNPFSNGGSPAGETVGGETRFAYFPATTVSDGTAVSVQATSDPTLTQGGQFYVMMSPPDVLQTGTPRTIAPRTQTYAADLGEHETLQHSRSDWKIDGPRAPRDERRRAQHNEVERRRRDKINNWIVTLSKIIPDCNMDNTKTGASKGGILSKACDYIRELRQTNQRLQENYKEVERIQVDSELLRQQIEDLKNDNALLRAQLQQHGLEISETASQ; encoded by the exons ATGCGTGCACTGTATGTTGATGTTACACACGACCAGGGTGTAAATCTTTACGAAAACGCAAG TCACGAGAAACAGGAAACTGAGGAGGTTGTTCAACTGCAGGAAG TGGGGTTGGAGGAGCAGGCGGCGGTTACCATAGCAAGTGTCCAGCAGGCAGCAGCATTTGCAGACCACAATGTTCAATACCAGTTCCGCACAGAGAACAGCGGCGGACAG GTGACGTATCGCGTGGTCCAGGTCACAGAAGACCATTTGGACGCAACAGGAGATGGAGGGGCTGCGGTCAGCGTGGTGTCCACGGCTGCTTTCGCGGGTGCACAGCAGGCAGTAGCACAg GCTGTTATCCAAAACCCTTTCAGTAATGGGGGCAGTCCAGCGGGGGAGACGGTGGGTGGAGAAACGCGATTCGCTTATTTTCCAGCAACGACTGTCAGTGATGGTACAGCTGTGTCGGTGCAGGCCACGTCTGATCCAACCCTCACACAAGGAG gTCAGTTTTACGTGATGATGAGTCCACCAGATGTTTTACAAACTGGCACACCACGCACCATCGCACCACGTACACAGACTTACGCCGC AGACCTCGGTGAACATGAGACTCTTCAACACAGCAGATCAGACTG GAAGATTGATGGGCCCCGGGCACCTCGCGATGAGAGAAGGAGAGCACAGCATAATGAAG tggaaagaagaagaagagacaAAATTAACAACTGGATCGTCACGCTATCTAAAATCATCCCAGACTGCAATATGGATAATACCAAAACAGGAGCG AGTAAAGGAGGCATCCTGTCTAAAGCATGCGACTACATTAGAGAACTCCGACAGACTAACCAGAGGCTACAGGAGAACTATAAAGAGGTGGAGAGAATACAGGTGGATAGTGAGCTACTTAGACAACAG ATTGAAGACCTAAAAAACGACAACGCACTGCTCAGAGCTCAACTACAACAGCACGGCCTGGAAATCAGCGAAACTGCATCACAGTGA
- the usf2 gene encoding upstream stimulatory factor 2 isoform X4 has protein sequence MDMLEQSLDTSTSHEKQETEEVVQLQEVGLEEQAAVTIASVQQAAAFADHNVQYQFRTENSGGQVTYRVVQVTEDHLDATGDGGAAVSVVSTAAFAGAQQAVAQAVIQNPFSNGGSPAGETVGGETRFAYFPATTVSDGTAVSVQATSDPTLTQGGQFYVMMSPPDVLQTGTPRTIAPRTQTYAADLGEHETLQHSRSDWKIDGPRAPRDERRRAQHNEVERRRRDKINNWIVTLSKIIPDCNMDNTKTGASKGGILSKACDYIRELRQTNQRLQENYKEVERIQVDSELLRQQIEDLKNDNALLRAQLQQHGLEISETASQ, from the exons ATGGATATGCTCGAACAGAGCTTGGACACCTCGACGAG TCACGAGAAACAGGAAACTGAGGAGGTTGTTCAACTGCAGGAAG TGGGGTTGGAGGAGCAGGCGGCGGTTACCATAGCAAGTGTCCAGCAGGCAGCAGCATTTGCAGACCACAATGTTCAATACCAGTTCCGCACAGAGAACAGCGGCGGACAG GTGACGTATCGCGTGGTCCAGGTCACAGAAGACCATTTGGACGCAACAGGAGATGGAGGGGCTGCGGTCAGCGTGGTGTCCACGGCTGCTTTCGCGGGTGCACAGCAGGCAGTAGCACAg GCTGTTATCCAAAACCCTTTCAGTAATGGGGGCAGTCCAGCGGGGGAGACGGTGGGTGGAGAAACGCGATTCGCTTATTTTCCAGCAACGACTGTCAGTGATGGTACAGCTGTGTCGGTGCAGGCCACGTCTGATCCAACCCTCACACAAGGAG gTCAGTTTTACGTGATGATGAGTCCACCAGATGTTTTACAAACTGGCACACCACGCACCATCGCACCACGTACACAGACTTACGCCGC AGACCTCGGTGAACATGAGACTCTTCAACACAGCAGATCAGACTG GAAGATTGATGGGCCCCGGGCACCTCGCGATGAGAGAAGGAGAGCACAGCATAATGAAG tggaaagaagaagaagagacaAAATTAACAACTGGATCGTCACGCTATCTAAAATCATCCCAGACTGCAATATGGATAATACCAAAACAGGAGCG AGTAAAGGAGGCATCCTGTCTAAAGCATGCGACTACATTAGAGAACTCCGACAGACTAACCAGAGGCTACAGGAGAACTATAAAGAGGTGGAGAGAATACAGGTGGATAGTGAGCTACTTAGACAACAG ATTGAAGACCTAAAAAACGACAACGCACTGCTCAGAGCTCAACTACAACAGCACGGCCTGGAAATCAGCGAAACTGCATCACAGTGA
- the usf2 gene encoding upstream stimulatory factor 2 isoform X3, with amino-acid sequence MDMLEQSLDTSTSHEKQETEEVVQLQEAVGLEEQAAVTIASVQQAAAFADHNVQYQFRTENSGGQVTYRVVQVTEDHLDATGDGGAAVSVVSTAAFAGAQQAVAQAVIQNPFSNGGSPAGETVGGETRFAYFPATTVSDGTAVSVQATSDPTLTQGGQFYVMMSPPDVLQTGTPRTIAPRTQTYAADLGEHETLQHSRSDWKIDGPRAPRDERRRAQHNEVERRRRDKINNWIVTLSKIIPDCNMDNTKTGASKGGILSKACDYIRELRQTNQRLQENYKEVERIQVDSELLRQQIEDLKNDNALLRAQLQQHGLEISETASQ; translated from the exons ATGGATATGCTCGAACAGAGCTTGGACACCTCGACGAG TCACGAGAAACAGGAAACTGAGGAGGTTGTTCAACTGCAGGAAG CAGTGGGGTTGGAGGAGCAGGCGGCGGTTACCATAGCAAGTGTCCAGCAGGCAGCAGCATTTGCAGACCACAATGTTCAATACCAGTTCCGCACAGAGAACAGCGGCGGACAG GTGACGTATCGCGTGGTCCAGGTCACAGAAGACCATTTGGACGCAACAGGAGATGGAGGGGCTGCGGTCAGCGTGGTGTCCACGGCTGCTTTCGCGGGTGCACAGCAGGCAGTAGCACAg GCTGTTATCCAAAACCCTTTCAGTAATGGGGGCAGTCCAGCGGGGGAGACGGTGGGTGGAGAAACGCGATTCGCTTATTTTCCAGCAACGACTGTCAGTGATGGTACAGCTGTGTCGGTGCAGGCCACGTCTGATCCAACCCTCACACAAGGAG gTCAGTTTTACGTGATGATGAGTCCACCAGATGTTTTACAAACTGGCACACCACGCACCATCGCACCACGTACACAGACTTACGCCGC AGACCTCGGTGAACATGAGACTCTTCAACACAGCAGATCAGACTG GAAGATTGATGGGCCCCGGGCACCTCGCGATGAGAGAAGGAGAGCACAGCATAATGAAG tggaaagaagaagaagagacaAAATTAACAACTGGATCGTCACGCTATCTAAAATCATCCCAGACTGCAATATGGATAATACCAAAACAGGAGCG AGTAAAGGAGGCATCCTGTCTAAAGCATGCGACTACATTAGAGAACTCCGACAGACTAACCAGAGGCTACAGGAGAACTATAAAGAGGTGGAGAGAATACAGGTGGATAGTGAGCTACTTAGACAACAG ATTGAAGACCTAAAAAACGACAACGCACTGCTCAGAGCTCAACTACAACAGCACGGCCTGGAAATCAGCGAAACTGCATCACAGTGA
- the usf2 gene encoding upstream stimulatory factor 2 isoform X6, which produces MDMLEQSLDTSTSHEKQETEEVVQLQEAVGLEEQAAVTIASVQQAAAFADHNVQYQFRTENSGGQVTYRVVQVTEDHLDATGDGGAAVSVVSTAAFAGAQQAVAQAVIQNPFSNGGSPAGETVGGETRFAYFPATTVSDGTAVSVQATSDPTLTQGGQFYVMMSPPDVLQTGTPRTIAPRTQTYAAKIDGPRAPRDERRRAQHNEVERRRRDKINNWIVTLSKIIPDCNMDNTKTGASKGGILSKACDYIRELRQTNQRLQENYKEVERIQVDSELLRQQIEDLKNDNALLRAQLQQHGLEISETASQ; this is translated from the exons ATGGATATGCTCGAACAGAGCTTGGACACCTCGACGAG TCACGAGAAACAGGAAACTGAGGAGGTTGTTCAACTGCAGGAAG CAGTGGGGTTGGAGGAGCAGGCGGCGGTTACCATAGCAAGTGTCCAGCAGGCAGCAGCATTTGCAGACCACAATGTTCAATACCAGTTCCGCACAGAGAACAGCGGCGGACAG GTGACGTATCGCGTGGTCCAGGTCACAGAAGACCATTTGGACGCAACAGGAGATGGAGGGGCTGCGGTCAGCGTGGTGTCCACGGCTGCTTTCGCGGGTGCACAGCAGGCAGTAGCACAg GCTGTTATCCAAAACCCTTTCAGTAATGGGGGCAGTCCAGCGGGGGAGACGGTGGGTGGAGAAACGCGATTCGCTTATTTTCCAGCAACGACTGTCAGTGATGGTACAGCTGTGTCGGTGCAGGCCACGTCTGATCCAACCCTCACACAAGGAG gTCAGTTTTACGTGATGATGAGTCCACCAGATGTTTTACAAACTGGCACACCACGCACCATCGCACCACGTACACAGACTTACGCCGC GAAGATTGATGGGCCCCGGGCACCTCGCGATGAGAGAAGGAGAGCACAGCATAATGAAG tggaaagaagaagaagagacaAAATTAACAACTGGATCGTCACGCTATCTAAAATCATCCCAGACTGCAATATGGATAATACCAAAACAGGAGCG AGTAAAGGAGGCATCCTGTCTAAAGCATGCGACTACATTAGAGAACTCCGACAGACTAACCAGAGGCTACAGGAGAACTATAAAGAGGTGGAGAGAATACAGGTGGATAGTGAGCTACTTAGACAACAG ATTGAAGACCTAAAAAACGACAACGCACTGCTCAGAGCTCAACTACAACAGCACGGCCTGGAAATCAGCGAAACTGCATCACAGTGA